In a single window of the Tautonia marina genome:
- a CDS encoding ParA family protein, whose product MHVVSIYNNKGGVGKSTLTVGVAEFLSSNRKKRVLVIDLDSQASSSCSLLGHREVAHAVQSHRSITKLADRLLRTRRSLAQPNDYITERPASMVKGTPLARIDVLVPDKPGILDIEERMHRTKDAGLFRDYLKPSLSAYDFVLVDLPSHVDQRHTLVVNGLVMSDFVLIPIEPNQISLNGLPDTFELIDYACDLNQEPVPKIVGMVLNKTDKRTQQYRTKLPQILEASSQKAMPPVFNNFLPDTPKLATSTDETIDFRTLKARFDTYYDNVRRVARELEQRCDGHTPEPPPKISFGTKIRDLLDRFSLGKTSRAKADVVDFEDALT is encoded by the coding sequence ATGCACGTCGTCTCGATTTACAACAACAAGGGCGGAGTGGGGAAATCGACTCTAACCGTCGGCGTTGCCGAATTCCTGTCATCCAATCGTAAGAAACGAGTCCTTGTGATCGACCTCGACTCGCAGGCATCGAGTTCCTGCTCCCTGCTCGGGCATCGTGAGGTTGCTCATGCCGTCCAGAGTCATCGGAGTATCACCAAGCTCGCGGACAGGCTCTTGCGGACTCGGAGGTCCCTGGCGCAACCCAACGATTACATCACGGAACGCCCTGCCAGCATGGTGAAGGGCACACCACTCGCTCGGATTGATGTCCTTGTCCCCGACAAGCCCGGCATCCTCGACATCGAGGAACGGATGCACCGTACGAAGGACGCGGGCCTTTTCCGCGACTACCTCAAGCCATCGCTGAGCGCATATGACTTCGTGCTCGTCGATCTCCCGAGTCACGTCGATCAGCGTCATACGCTGGTCGTGAACGGCCTCGTCATGAGCGATTTCGTCCTCATCCCGATCGAGCCGAACCAGATTTCACTGAACGGCCTCCCGGACACGTTCGAACTCATCGACTACGCCTGCGACCTGAATCAAGAGCCGGTCCCGAAGATCGTCGGAATGGTCCTCAATAAGACCGACAAACGCACCCAGCAATATCGCACCAAGCTCCCCCAAATTCTCGAAGCGTCCAGCCAGAAGGCCATGCCCCCGGTCTTCAATAATTTCTTGCCCGATACCCCCAAGCTCGCGACGAGCACTGACGAGACGATCGACTTTCGGACGCTCAAGGCCCGATTCGATACCTATTACGACAACGTCCGCAGGGTCGCCCGTGAGCTTGAACAACGCTGCGACGGCCACACCCCCGAGCCTCCCCCGAAGATCAGCTTCGGGACCAAAATCCGTGACCTTCTCGACCGTTTCTCCCTCGGCAAGACTTCCAGGGCGAAAGCCGATGTCGTTGATTTCGAGGATGCCTTGACCTGA
- a CDS encoding helix-turn-helix transcriptional regulator: MMERPSLPEAPTRPPVERLALRLDEIAEAIGISRRTIERERSAGRFPKPDRVIGRVSLWSRSTIIKWLEGGVA, encoded by the coding sequence ATGATGGAACGTCCCTCCCTGCCCGAGGCCCCCACGAGGCCCCCGGTCGAACGCCTGGCCCTGCGCCTGGATGAGATCGCCGAAGCCATCGGCATCTCTCGTCGCACGATCGAACGCGAGCGATCGGCCGGACGATTCCCGAAGCCCGACCGGGTGATCGGCCGAGTTTCGCTCTGGAGCCGATCGACGATCATCAAATGGCTGGAAGGGGGTGTAGCATGA
- a CDS encoding DUF3987 domain-containing protein encodes MSSPITPAAAWIIGRLVAGLEVNGHLDALDGPLRGFVDHLAGLTVDPADDRKKALDGFLAARDDRDEVLQKILAVDLSKPIPEAEQEQEKPDEGDDWGPIRFGTLPSVEPFPLHVLSAPARDLAEAAAESIGCPVDFPAVACLAVASGIIGQSVRLLIKAGYFASASVYAALVGGPSIGKSPALRVATLILWAIANELHLEWQREMEAWEMEDPKERGPKPQLRRLASSDCTTEALGPILADNPRGLTVLPDEMTKWVLSMDQYKGGKGGDRPFYLSAWAGEPVFIDRAKNMKEPIAVPHPFLTVIGGMTPDMLSTLPEGKGRDDGFLARLLFAFPDPVTRRRYSERGIPEDVATDWANLVRSLWGRGMRFVNGREQAHVVGMTPEARKAWVALMNAHLAEHEADDFDDALEGCWGKLEAYAGRLALILHLMDLSSDPTRPAPVEPPDLGETVIDAAADLLVYFKSHARRTYAAMGGKAEQGGSDVRAIIRWVLRNDLTRFSTRDIDRNIPRFHDNDAALTDVLDWLVRHNIIRPYSLPEGEQPRRGRKRVPEFDVNPLLRTSPRFRHLRR; translated from the coding sequence ATGAGCAGCCCCATCACGCCCGCCGCCGCCTGGATCATCGGCCGCCTCGTCGCTGGCCTGGAAGTGAATGGCCATCTGGACGCCCTAGATGGACCCCTACGGGGGTTCGTCGATCACCTGGCAGGATTGACCGTCGATCCCGCCGATGACCGTAAGAAGGCCCTGGATGGCTTCCTGGCCGCCCGAGATGATCGAGATGAAGTCTTGCAGAAGATCCTGGCCGTCGATCTGAGTAAGCCGATTCCCGAAGCGGAGCAGGAGCAGGAGAAGCCCGACGAGGGGGACGACTGGGGGCCGATCCGATTCGGGACGCTCCCAAGTGTCGAGCCGTTCCCCTTGCACGTCCTTTCCGCACCGGCCCGCGACCTGGCCGAAGCTGCGGCCGAATCGATCGGATGCCCGGTCGATTTCCCCGCCGTCGCGTGCCTGGCCGTCGCCTCGGGGATCATCGGCCAATCGGTCCGACTGCTGATCAAGGCGGGATATTTTGCATCGGCATCGGTCTATGCGGCCCTCGTGGGGGGGCCGTCGATCGGCAAGTCGCCTGCGCTTCGGGTCGCGACGTTGATCCTGTGGGCGATCGCCAATGAGCTTCATCTGGAGTGGCAGCGCGAGATGGAAGCCTGGGAGATGGAGGACCCGAAAGAACGAGGCCCGAAGCCCCAGCTACGTCGTCTCGCTTCCAGTGATTGCACGACCGAAGCCCTCGGGCCGATCCTGGCCGATAACCCACGAGGTTTGACCGTCCTGCCCGACGAGATGACGAAGTGGGTGTTGTCGATGGATCAATACAAGGGTGGCAAGGGTGGCGATCGTCCGTTCTACCTGTCGGCATGGGCCGGGGAACCCGTCTTCATCGACCGGGCGAAGAACATGAAGGAACCGATCGCCGTTCCTCATCCCTTCCTGACCGTCATCGGCGGGATGACGCCCGACATGCTTTCGACCCTGCCCGAGGGGAAGGGACGCGATGACGGGTTCCTGGCCCGGCTCTTGTTTGCTTTTCCCGATCCGGTGACCAGACGCCGCTATTCCGAACGAGGCATTCCCGAGGATGTTGCAACCGACTGGGCAAACCTCGTCCGAAGTCTTTGGGGTCGGGGGATGCGATTCGTCAACGGTCGGGAGCAAGCCCACGTCGTCGGCATGACGCCCGAGGCCCGCAAGGCATGGGTGGCCCTGATGAATGCCCACTTGGCCGAACACGAGGCCGATGACTTCGATGATGCCCTGGAAGGATGCTGGGGGAAGCTGGAAGCCTACGCCGGTCGCCTGGCCCTCATCCTTCACCTGATGGACCTGTCGAGCGATCCGACGAGGCCCGCCCCGGTCGAACCGCCCGACCTGGGTGAAACCGTCATCGACGCCGCCGCCGATCTGCTCGTCTACTTCAAGAGCCACGCCCGCCGGACCTACGCCGCGATGGGTGGCAAGGCGGAGCAAGGCGGATCGGATGTCCGGGCGATCATTCGGTGGGTGTTGCGGAACGACCTGACCCGATTCTCAACACGAGACATCGACCGGAATATCCCCCGGTTCCACGACAATGACGCCGCCCTGACCGATGTCCTCGATTGGCTCGTTCGCCACAACATCATCCGGCCCTACTCTCTGCCCGAGGGGGAGCAACCTCGACGCGGACGCAAACGCGTCCCTGAGTTTGACGTGAACCCGCTGCTACGGACCTCCCCACGGTTCCGACACCTTCGACGCTGA